The following are encoded in a window of Pecten maximus chromosome 17, xPecMax1.1, whole genome shotgun sequence genomic DNA:
- the LOC117315482 gene encoding NADPH oxidase 5-like, whose product MRTKVDGENGHTSSPIRDSTSPDGMDDLRWYEWITMHFKKIAGDKGHITLKEFKEALQIKKSFFAERFFQMFDENGSGSIELIELMTGLRTLRKGTPTEKLRFLFKVYDIDGSGFIDRDELNTVLRTSMEESSLALGEENITKMTDVIFEAADTDNNGEISFEELKMELEKYPGVMANLSISAASWLKVPSGNLKKKSSNSHRYFTATYIRNNLKKIVFLIVYILVNIALGCYAAYNYRDSNGWYILARINGMNLNFNGMFILVLMLRKSLTYLRLTFLHRVLPIDQNIYFHKLCGALIAFFSFFHTVGHIGNAIVVAGLDDNIVNATSDLQAWEVLFTTKAGIGYVEASAFITGWILDVVLVIMVICSLPFVRRSGHFEVFYWTHTLYIAFWILLILHAPNFWKWFIAPGILFIGEKFFRSKFVKRVRYGTNYIQEVTILPSGVTRLVISHGDKFRYKPGDYCFIQIPCIAQYEWHPFTISSAPEMKGKFTLHIRSAGHWTKKLYEYFEQLDPGLGNTFEEEEDDVIPKRRGLSSRRRTRRRSLYKGIKGTFKRASEKEEEMTVEELKAERRRRRKHKKVKILCCIDGPYGTGCREVFDTEHAVLVGAGIGVTPMASILQSVMYRYKASKRQCPHCSHEFYGEISEHSMKLKKVDFIWINRDQKCFEWFTSMLTELELEQAELDRSESGLNRIIDMQFYMTSVKDLTDMKGIGLQLAMDLLHKKDNTDLITGLHTRTQAGRPKWGKVFKGIAEQKKGKVKVFFCGAPALGKIIKLECEKIHFSFSKENF is encoded by the exons ATGCGCACTAAAGTGGACGGAGAGAACGGTCATACTTCCTCTCCCATTCGGGACTCCACTTCACCAGACGG AATGGACGACCTCAGATGGTATGAATGGATTACCATGCACTTCAAAAAGATTGCTGGAGATAAGGGACACATAACTCTCAAAGAATTTAAGGAAGCTTTACAGATAAAAAAG TCGTTCTTCGCAGAGAGGTTTTTCCAAATGTTTGACGAGAACGGAAGTGGCTCGATTGAGCTGATTGAACTGATGACCGGACTGCGCACACTCAGAAAAGGGACACCTACAGAGAAACTTCGTTTCCTGTTCAAGGTGTACGATATTGACG GAAGTGGGTTTATTGACCGGGACGAGTTGAACACTGTTTTGAGGACGAGTATGGAGGAGAGTTCCCTCGCACTAGGAGAAGAGAATATCACTAAGATGACAGACGTCATCTTTGAAGCAGCAGATACCGACAACAATGGGGAAATATCCTTTGAGGAACTTAAGATGGAACTGGAGAAATATCCAGGTGTCATGGCAAATCTTAGTATCAG tgCTGCGTCCTGGTTGAAAGTGCCGAGTGGTAACCTAAAGAAGAAATCATCCAATTCCCATCGGTATTTCACAGCCACGTATATTCGGAACAATCTGAAAAAGATCGTGTTTCTGATCGTCTACATCTTGGTCAATATTGCGCTTGGATGCTACGCAGCATATAACTACAGAGACTCAAACGGCTGGTACATATTGGCGCGAATCAACGGCATGAACCTTAACTTCAATGGAATGTTCATTCTTGTGCTTATGCTGCGGAAGAGTTTGACATATTTACGACTAACATTCCTGCATCGAGTGTTGCCTATTGACCAAAACATTTACTTTCACAAACTGTGTGGTGCTCTCATCGCCTTTTTCAGCTTCTTCCATACTGTAGGACATATAGGAAACGCTA TTGTAGTGGCGGGACTTGATGACAACATTGTGAACGCGACCTCTGACCTCCAGGCGTGGGAGGTCTTGTTTACTACGAAGGCGGGGATTGGCTATGTCGAAGCGAGCGCCTTCATCACTGGTTGGATATTGGACGTTGTCCTCGTGATCATGGTCATATGTTCCTTACCCTTTGTCAGGAGATCCGGCCATTTTGAG GTATTTTACTGGACTCATACTCTCTACATCGCGTTCTGGATCCTTCTCATCCTTCACGCCCCAAACTTTTGGAAATGGTTTATAGCCCCAGGGATACTTTTCATCGGAGAGAAATTCTTCAGGAGCAAGTTTGTAAAGCGCGTCCGATACGGAACGAATTACATACAGGAAGTGACAATTCTTCCTTCCGGT GTCACCCGTCTTGttatatcacacggagacaagTTCCGTTATAAGCCAGGGGATTACTGCTTCATTCAGATCCCATGTATTGCTCAGTACGAGTGGCATCCGTTTACCATCAGTAGTGCTCCGGAAATGAAGG GCAAGTTTACACTCCACATAAGGTCGGCAGGTCATTGGACAAAGAAGCTGTACGAGTATTTTGAGCAGTTAGATCCCGGATTAGGTAACACAtttgaggaggaggaggatgaCGTCATACCAAAACGACGAGGCTTGAGCAGTCGTCGAAGAACACGTAGGCGTTCTCTTTACAAGGGTATCAAAG GAACATTTAAGAGGGCGTCTGAAAAAGAAGAGGAAATGACTGTGGAA GAATTAAAAGCTGAAAGGAGGAGAAGACGGAAACATAAGAAAGTTAAGATTTTG TGTTGTATTGACGGTCCGTACGGAACTGGGTGTAGAGAAGTGTTTGATACCGAGCATGCTGTTCTGGTTGGAGCCGGGATTGGCGTCACACCTATGGCGTCGATTCTACAAAGTGTCATGTATCGCTACAAAGCGTCCAAGCGTCAATGTCCACATTGTAGCCACGAGTTTTACGGCGAGATCTCCGAACATTCTATGAAACTGAAAAAG GTTGATTTTATTTGGATCAACCGAGACCAGAAATGTTTTGAGTGGTTCACCAGTATGTTGACAGAGCTGGAGTTAGAACAGGCCGAACTTGACCGCTCGGAATCTGGTCTTAACCGCATCATTGACATGCAGTTTTACATGACGTCTGTAAAAGACCTGACAGACATGAAGGGGATAGGACTCCAGTTGGCTATGGACCTGTTACACAAGAAGGACAATACCGATCTCATCACTGGACTACACACTCGGACACAGGCCGGCAGGCCTAAGTGGGGAAAG GTTTTCAAGGGCATTGCAGAACAGAAAAAAGGCAAAGTTAAGGTGTTCTTTTGTGGAGCTCCAGCTTTGGGAAAGATAATCAAATTGGAATGTGAGAAgatacatttttcattttctaaagAAAACTTCTAA